ATGACAATCCGTTGGCATGGCAGAGCGACGCGCTGTGCGCGCAAACAGATCCTGAGGCGTTCTTCCCTGAAAAGGGTGGATCGACGAGGGACGCGAAGAAGATCTGCACCGGATGCGAGGTACGAAATCAGTGCCTCGAGTACGCGCTCGGAAACGATGAGCGCTTCGGCATCTGGGGCGGGCTCTCCGAGCGTGAGCGGCGCAAGCTCCGCAAACGAGCGGTCTGAGTCGTGGGGCCTGCTTCGGCGGGCCCCGCGCTCGCGGCCTCGGTCGCATCGTCTGACATTCGATCCGTCTTTTCGAGGCACGCCCGGAGTGGTGACGGATGCCGCGGGGTGTGCCGCTTAGGCTGACCCCGATGTTCCCCAGAGTCACCGCCGTCCTCGTCGCACATCACGGTGGCGACCACCTCAGACGCTCCCTCGAAGCGATTCGAGCCCAGCGTCGAGCCCCCGATGCCCTCGTCGTCGTGCTCACGGAGGCCGATGCCGAGGCGCGCGAGATCGCCGCGGCCTCGTCGCCGACGCACATCGTCGAACTCTCGCAACGACTCTCGTTCGGCGAGGCGGTGCGCGCGGCGGACCGGGTGCTCGACGCGCCGGAGTCCGACGCCGACGCCCTCTGGCTCCTCGCAGAGGACACCGCTCCGGCGCCAGAGGCGCTCGAGCGACTCGTCGCGACCCTCGAGACGGCGAAGTCCGTCGCGATCGCCGGGCCGAAGCTCCGCGAATGGGACGATCCCGACCGCATCGCGACCTTCGGCCGCACGATGACCCGGTTCGGCCGCAGTGTCGCGCTCGTCTCGGGCGAGCTCGACCAGGGGCAGCACGACGGCCTCAGCGATGTGCTCGGACTCGATTCCGCCGCGATCCTTGTGCGGCACACGGTGTGGCGCTCACTCGACGGCTTCGACCCCGCGCTGCCGACCGTCGACGACGCCCTCGACTTCTCGATCAGGGCCCGCCTCGCCGGCCACCGGGTCTCGGTCGTGCCCGCCGCGCACGTGCGGTTCGCCGGCGACGGCGTCGTGGGGCCGTCGACCGACCCGCGCGCCCGCGCCGCCCGCCGCCGCACCCGGGCAGCTCGGGCCGCCGCGCTGCACCGCCGCCTGGTGTACGCACCGGCAGTCGTCGTCCCGGTGCACTGGCTGAGCTTCCTGCCGCTCGCGATCATCCGCTCGATCCGACTGCTGCTCGTGAAGTCGCCCGGCGCGATCACGGGCGAGTTCGCCGCAGCCCTCGGCACGATGTTCTCCGGCATGCGGGTCGCCCGCGCCCGTCGCCGACTGAAGGCGGCGCGCACGACCGGCTGGTCGGCGATCGCACCGCTCCGGATGCCGCCCGACGAGGTGCGCCGGCGGCGACAGCACGCCGCGGAGGAGCGCCGCGCCCGAGCTCGCGGTCGGAAGCACGAACTGCAGTTCCTCGGAACCGGCGGCGGGTGGGTGCTCCTCGTCTCGGTCGTGGCGAGCGTCGGCCTGTTCTCGTGGCTGCTCGGCGCCGGAGGCCTCAGCGGCGGCGGCATCCTCCCGCTCTCGAGCGGTCTCGACGAGCTGTGGCGCAATGCCGCCTACGGATGGCGCGATATCGGCGCCGGTTTCGTCGGCGCCGCCGACCCGTTCGCGGGCGTGCTCGCGGTGCTCGGCTCGCTCTCGTTCTGGGCGCCGTCCTTCGCGCTCGTGCTCCTCTGGCTCGTCGCCGTGCCCGTCGCGACCCTGGGTGCGTGGTTCGCCGCCTCCCGGTTGACCGAGCGCGGCTCGGTGCGCGCGGTCGCCGCGCTCGTCTGGGGACTCGCGCCGCCACTGCTCGTGGCGCTCGGCGACGGGCGACCGGGCGCCGTGCTCGCCCATGCCCTGCTCGGCTGGCTCGCGTTCGCCGTGTTCGGCGCGGCGACGTCGTGGGCGGCCGCCGCGACGGCGTCCCTGCTGTTCGCGGCCGTGATCGCAGCCGCGCCGAGCCTCGCGCCGGCACTGCTCCTGGCCTGGATCGTCGGGCTCGCGGTCAGCGGCCGTGCCGCCGTGCGCCTCGCCGGCCTGCCACTGCCGGCCTTCGTGCTCTTCGCGCCGCTCGTGTTCGAGCAACTCGGTCGCGGCACCCCGATCGCACTGTTCGCCGACCCCGGGCTGCCGCTCCAGGGCACGGTTCCCTCGGTGTGGCAGCTCGCCCTCGGGTTCCCGGGCGAGCCGTGGGGCGACTGGTCGGCACTCCTCGGCGACGGCGCTGTGATCGACCCGAAGCTCCTCCTGACGCTCCTCGTGGTGCCGCTCATCGTCGCCGCGCTGGCCGCGGTGCTGGCGCCGGGCATCCGCGGAGCCGTGCTCAGCCTCGGCGTCGTGCTGCTCGGCTTCGCGACCGCCGTGGCCGCGAGCCACGTCGCGGTCGCGGTGGCCGGTCCGGCCGCCGTGCAGCTCTGGACCGGCGCGGGGCTGAGCCTCGCCTGGCTCGGGCTCGTGCTCGCGGCGGTCATCGCCTTGAGCGCCGTACGGCGAGGCGGTGCGGTGCTCGCATGGCTCGTCGCCGTGACGACCATCGCGGCGGTGGTGCCGACGGGCCTGGCCATCGCCACGGCCGCGACGGCGATCGGCCCTGCCGCCGAGCGCACACTGCCGGCGTTCGTCGGTGCCGAGGCGGATACCGATCCGAGGGTGACGACGCTCCGCATCCAGCCGGAATCCGACGGCAGCATCCGCTCGACCCTCGAGCACGGAACGGGCACGACGCTCGACGAGCAGTCGACCCTCGAGCAGACGCTCGAGGAGATGAGCGAATCGGAGGAGCAGCTCGCGGAGGTCGCCGGCAATCTCGCCTCCCGCAGCGGATTCGATCCGGATGCCGCGATCCGCGACTTCGGCGTCTCCTTCGTGCTGCTCGCCCCGCCCAACGGAGACGACCGCGAGGCCGAGGCCACCGCGAACCGCGCACGCACCGCCCTCGACGGCAATTCCGCCCTCATCGCGGTCGGCGAGACCGACTTCGGAACGCTCTGGAGGTTCAGCGCCGCCGAGCCCGACGTTCCGGCAGCGCAGATCCCGCCGAACGCCGGCGGCGCGCTCACTGCGATCATCAGCGCCGTGCAGCTCGTCGTGCTCGGTGCGACGCTCCTGCTCTCCATTCCGACCGGTGCCGGGCGCGAAGCCGACCGGCGCCCCGTGCAGCGCCGCCCGCGCAGGCCCGCGAAGTCGCGGAAGTCGGCCGCCGCCGAGGGCGCGGCGGGCGCGCCCGATGACGGCGCGCCCGCATACGGTGCTCCTGCGGAGGTCGGCGACCAGACAGAGGCGAGTGCACCGGATGCCGCGGTCGAGCCCGCTGCTCCCGGCGATCCCGCTCCCG
The DNA window shown above is from Agromyces cerinus and carries:
- a CDS encoding WhiB family transcriptional regulator, with the protein product MSNPEYRSGVPDDWFVDPVRLGVPGVRSVSDDDNPLAWQSDALCAQTDPEAFFPEKGGSTRDAKKICTGCEVRNQCLEYALGNDERFGIWGGLSERERRKLRKRAV
- a CDS encoding glycosyltransferase family 2 protein; this translates as MFPRVTAVLVAHHGGDHLRRSLEAIRAQRRAPDALVVVLTEADAEAREIAAASSPTHIVELSQRLSFGEAVRAADRVLDAPESDADALWLLAEDTAPAPEALERLVATLETAKSVAIAGPKLREWDDPDRIATFGRTMTRFGRSVALVSGELDQGQHDGLSDVLGLDSAAILVRHTVWRSLDGFDPALPTVDDALDFSIRARLAGHRVSVVPAAHVRFAGDGVVGPSTDPRARAARRRTRAARAAALHRRLVYAPAVVVPVHWLSFLPLAIIRSIRLLLVKSPGAITGEFAAALGTMFSGMRVARARRRLKAARTTGWSAIAPLRMPPDEVRRRRQHAAEERRARARGRKHELQFLGTGGGWVLLVSVVASVGLFSWLLGAGGLSGGGILPLSSGLDELWRNAAYGWRDIGAGFVGAADPFAGVLAVLGSLSFWAPSFALVLLWLVAVPVATLGAWFAASRLTERGSVRAVAALVWGLAPPLLVALGDGRPGAVLAHALLGWLAFAVFGAATSWAAAATASLLFAAVIAAAPSLAPALLLAWIVGLAVSGRAAVRLAGLPLPAFVLFAPLVFEQLGRGTPIALFADPGLPLQGTVPSVWQLALGFPGEPWGDWSALLGDGAVIDPKLLLTLLVVPLIVAALAAVLAPGIRGAVLSLGVVLLGFATAVAASHVAVAVAGPAAVQLWTGAGLSLAWLGLVLAAVIALSAVRRGGAVLAWLVAVTTIAAVVPTGLAIATAATAIGPAAERTLPAFVGAEADTDPRVTTLRIQPESDGSIRSTLEHGTGTTLDEQSTLEQTLEEMSESEEQLAEVAGNLASRSGFDPDAAIRDFGVSFVLLAPPNGDDREAEATANRARTALDGNSALIAVGETDFGTLWRFSAAEPDVPAAQIPPNAGGALTAIISAVQLVVLGATLLLSIPTGAGREADRRPVQRRPRRPAKSRKSAAAEGAAGAPDDGAPAYGAPAEVGDQTEASAPDAAVEPAAPGDPAPADEPAGPGETVDDSDATSSEASEPPAADPAEPSSSAGSPPPDEKPANEASDRPEPTETKGDDDAN